In the Oncorhynchus keta strain PuntledgeMale-10-30-2019 chromosome 29, Oket_V2, whole genome shotgun sequence genome, one interval contains:
- the clec14a gene encoding C-type lectin domain family 14 member A gives MRNTTVRSMVQAGRMEYYWICLWSVLGVGLCVPVAKPYYLHHHPLNFDKASEACQPGSFLTKVASMEEASKILKEISETLSKERTFQFWVGLMKGKGSCVKHDAPLNGFKWTVDNSSDTELDQWKYLPKPTCTGIYCVFLSGEFNGTEIVNWGFVSSTCKTEYPFICKQRNGQVPIMKQCLTPHIPDARLLRPDPKDHNKLNLDCGFGKMFELTCSATTLTWERDDGSDIRGICASCKAGYMTDGSGICVDIDECRDRPCKDQCVNTEGSFLCKCYDTNKNGNLQDEGSMACNELPAATIAPEGSDSHLVQDYTPTSKPAIQEKPFLASLPDQHTTTSPTDDIEIADQSGDQAYIFIPVLIAVMALVVLLVVVLSIVKCCLRRRSQKLAMKNAEKMAMKRAESSKDKYSLENANETEGT, from the coding sequence ATGAGAAACACTACCGTCAGATCGATGGTGCAAGCAGGGAGAATGGAGTACTATTGGATATGCCTGTGGAGTGTCTTGGGGGTAGGTTTGTGCGTTCCTGTTGCTAAACCCTATTaccttcatcatcatcctctCAACTTTGACAAAGCTTCAGAAGCCTGTCAGCCTGGCAGTTTCCTAACTAAAGTGGCCAGTATGGAGGAAGCCTCGAAGATTTTGAAAGAAATCTCGGAAACACTATCCAAAGAACGTACATTTCAGTTCTGGGTTGGCTTGATGAAAGGAAAGGGGTCATGCGTGAAACATGACGCACCTCTGAATGGTTTCAAGTGGACGGTGGATAACAGCAGCGACACAGAACTGGATCAGTGGAAGTATTTGCCCAAACCAACCTGCACGGGTATTTACTGTGTATTTCTCTCTGGTGAGTTTAATGGAACTGAGATTGTGAACTGGGGATTTGTTTCCAGTACCTGTAAGACAGAGTATCCATTCATTTGTAAACAACGTAATGGACAGGTACCTATCATGAAGCAGTGTCTTACCCCACACATACCAGATGCCCGATTACTCAGGCCAGACCCAAAGGATCATAATAAACTGAATCTGGATTGTGGGTTTGGGAAAATGTTTGAACTGACTTGCTCTGCAACGACTTTAACATGGGAACGTGATGATGGATCGGATATACGTGGCATTTGTGCTTCATGCAAAGCAGGTTATATGACAGATGGGTCTGGAATCTGTGTGGACATTGACGAATGCAGAGATCGGCCCTGTAAAGACCAGTGTGTCAACACTGAGGGTTCTTTCCTCTGTAAATGCTATGACACAAATAAAAATGGAAATCTTCAAGATGAGGGCTCAATGGCATGCAACGAACTACCAGCAGCTACCATTGCTCCTGAAGGTAGTGACAGCCATTTGGTCCAAGACTATACCCCAACTTCTAAGCCAGCAATTCAGGAGAAGCCGTTTCTCGCCTCTCTGCCGGACCAAcacactacaacttcccctacaGACGACATTGAGATAGCGGACCAGAGTGGAGACCAAGCCTACATTTTCATACCTGTGCTGATAGCAGTGATGGCCTTGGTCGTTCTGTTAGTCGTGGTGCTATCTATTGTTAAGTGCTGCCTCAGGAGGCGATCACAGAAACTGGCCATGAAAAATGCAGAGAAAATGGCCATGAAGAGGGCGGAGTCCTCCAAGGACAAATACTCCCTGGAAAACGCAAATGAGACGGAGGGAACTTAA